From the genome of Leptolyngbya iicbica LK, one region includes:
- a CDS encoding cysteine synthase A, which yields MDIKQGFVGTVGNTPLIRLNSFSEETGCEILGKAEFLNPGGSVKDRAALYIIKDAEERGVLHPGGTVVEGTAGNTGIGLAHICNAKGYKCLIVIPDTQSQEKMDMLRTLGAEVRPVPAVPYKNPNNYVKVSARIAEETPNAVWANQFDNLANRRAHYETTGPEIWTQTDGKVDAWVAATGTGGTYAGTAMFFKDQNPDIQCVVADPMGSGLYSYVKTGEISSSGNSITEGIGNGRVTANMQGAPADDAIQVTDPEALKTVYQLLYKDGLFMGGSVGINVGAAVKLAKKMGPGHTIVTVLCDSGARYQSRLFSRDWLKQKDLWSDELLPANFQA from the coding sequence ATGGATATCAAACAAGGCTTTGTCGGCACCGTAGGCAACACTCCCCTGATTCGGCTGAACAGTTTTAGCGAAGAAACGGGCTGCGAAATTCTCGGTAAGGCGGAGTTTCTGAATCCCGGTGGATCGGTGAAGGATCGGGCTGCACTCTACATCATCAAAGATGCCGAAGAACGGGGAGTACTGCATCCCGGTGGCACCGTGGTGGAAGGCACCGCCGGGAATACAGGTATCGGGCTGGCTCACATTTGCAACGCCAAGGGTTACAAGTGCCTGATCGTGATTCCCGATACTCAATCTCAAGAAAAAATGGACATGCTGCGTACTCTCGGAGCAGAAGTCCGTCCGGTGCCTGCAGTGCCTTATAAAAACCCCAATAACTATGTGAAAGTCTCGGCACGCATTGCGGAGGAGACCCCGAATGCAGTGTGGGCCAACCAGTTTGATAATTTGGCCAATCGCCGCGCCCATTATGAAACCACGGGTCCCGAAATTTGGACTCAGACCGACGGTAAGGTGGATGCCTGGGTGGCCGCGACGGGAACCGGGGGCACCTATGCGGGGACTGCCATGTTCTTCAAAGATCAAAATCCTGATATTCAGTGTGTGGTGGCAGATCCGATGGGCAGTGGGCTCTACAGTTACGTCAAAACGGGGGAAATCAGCTCATCAGGCAACTCGATCACCGAGGGCATTGGCAATGGCCGAGTCACCGCTAACATGCAGGGAGCTCCGGCGGATGATGCCATTCAAGTCACGGATCCTGAAGCGTTGAAAACGGTTTACCAATTGCTCTATAAAGACGGGCTCTTTATGGGCGGCTCGGTGGGCATCAACGTAGGGGCCGCTGTGAAACTGGCCAAAAAAATGGGGCCGGGACACACCATTGTCACGGTGTTGTGCGACAGTGGAGCCCGCTATCAGTCACGATTGTTTAGCCGCGATTGGCTTAAACAGAAAGACCTCTGGTCAGATGAGTTATTGCCTGCCAACTTTCAGGCTTGA
- a CDS encoding pentapeptide repeat-containing protein → MVAVQRWLILLVMGILSLVWMPSVALAQANNYAPPLSFSNAELRGRDFRGQNLQAAEFSNANLSEADFTGADARGAIFSASVARETNFHGVDFSTGMLDSSNFTGADFSDALLIDTIMLRSTFDDADITGADFSGALLDGVQFRNLCAIASGTNPQTGVATRDSLGCR, encoded by the coding sequence ATGGTCGCTGTGCAACGCTGGTTAATTCTGCTCGTGATGGGGATTTTGAGTCTGGTCTGGATGCCGTCGGTGGCCCTGGCCCAAGCCAACAACTACGCCCCGCCGCTGTCGTTCAGCAATGCCGAACTGCGGGGACGAGACTTTCGCGGCCAAAACCTGCAGGCAGCCGAATTTTCTAATGCCAATCTATCAGAAGCTGATTTCACCGGAGCCGATGCCCGAGGCGCGATTTTTAGTGCATCGGTGGCGCGGGAAACCAACTTTCACGGGGTCGATTTTTCCACTGGCATGTTAGATTCCAGCAATTTCACCGGGGCTGACTTTTCCGATGCGCTGCTGATCGATACGATTATGCTGCGTTCGACCTTTGACGATGCTGACATTACGGGCGCAGACTTTTCCGGCGCGCTGCTAGACGGGGTGCAGTTCCGTAACTTGTGCGCGATCGCATCGGGCACCAATCCCCAAACTGGGGTTGCAACACGCGATTCGTTGGGCTGTCGTTAA
- a CDS encoding MBL fold metallo-hydrolase: MFTTWLDNNSWLWEIADQKILVDPWLIGALTFGNADWLFKGEKTKTIPLPSDVDFILLTQGLPDHAHPETLKALDKSIPVVGSPNAAKVVREFGFTDVTALDHGESTTRGGVIVKAVQGSPIGPTLLENGYIVTENATGLKLFYEPHGYHPESLKQEAPVDVVLTPMLTLSLPLVGPVIRGVKSANELADWLQPQVMLPTTDAQETTYEGLLVSVLSASGGPATVREQFAAQGKAIQVLESAVGDRLELPLTPRSVPA; the protein is encoded by the coding sequence ATGTTTACGACCTGGCTCGACAACAACAGTTGGTTGTGGGAAATCGCTGACCAAAAGATTTTAGTTGACCCTTGGCTCATCGGGGCTTTGACCTTTGGCAATGCCGACTGGCTGTTCAAGGGCGAGAAGACCAAAACCATTCCCCTGCCCAGCGACGTTGACTTTATCTTGCTGACCCAGGGCTTGCCGGATCACGCTCATCCTGAAACCTTGAAAGCGCTGGACAAATCGATTCCGGTTGTGGGCTCGCCCAATGCCGCGAAGGTGGTGCGCGAGTTTGGTTTTACCGATGTCACGGCCCTCGATCATGGTGAATCGACGACGCGCGGCGGCGTGATCGTGAAAGCGGTTCAAGGCTCGCCCATTGGTCCGACTCTGCTAGAAAACGGGTACATCGTCACGGAAAACGCGACTGGTTTGAAGCTGTTTTATGAGCCCCACGGCTATCATCCCGAGTCGCTGAAGCAAGAAGCACCCGTCGATGTGGTGCTGACGCCCATGCTGACTTTGTCGCTGCCGCTGGTGGGCCCAGTCATTCGCGGGGTCAAAAGTGCTAACGAATTGGCTGATTGGTTACAGCCACAGGTCATGTTGCCCACTACCGATGCCCAAGAGACCACCTACGAGGGACTGCTTGTCTCCGTGCTGTCGGCTTCGGGAGGGCCAGCCACGGTGCGAGAGCAGTTTGCGGCTCAGGGCAAGGCCATTCAAGTTCTCGAATCCGCCGTCGGCGATCGCCTCGAACTGCCCCTCACCCCTCGGTCAGTGCCGGCGTAA